The region GGCCCGACGCCCTGACCCGGGACCGCTGGGCCGACCTCACCGAGCGCCTCGACGGCGCCGGAAGCACCGTGCTCCTCCGGCCTGTCCGCACCCTCTCCGAAGCCCTCGGCCGCTCCCTGCGCGCTCCACACGATGCGACCTCTGACGCCGTCGATGCCGCCCTCAAGCTCGCCGTCCTGCTCGCCGTCGCCGATGGGCTCGACACGTACACCGACACGGCTTCAAGTTCGCCGTAGAGCTCCTCGCTCAGCCGGTCAAACAATCTCCCGCCCAGCGCCGCTCTAGGCACTGGAACGGCGCCAGTGCCTGGATCGCCCGGAATGATCACTAATCGGCTGGTATCCGAGTCCAGAACTGGAAACAGGGTCGCCGGGAAACCCCTGCAAATCGGTCGCTTTGATGGCGCAGGCTTCTTGCATCGCACTCGGGAGGTCATAGACCTCGAAGAAGTGCCGATTTCCAGGAACTTCTCGTCAAGATCGAGTGCCCTCTTGGAGATTGTCCAAGAGGTCGCGCACACCAGAACGAGCGCGTTCGTTCGAGGATTGCCTAGCGATCAGGGCGTCCCGCGATAACGCGGTATTTCGGAGCGCCGCGGCGACCAAACCGATCGTTTGACTCCGAGCCCGGCGCCCGTACCGACGTCATCCCGACCGCGGTCAAGGCCACAGCCCGAGCGTCGCTGTGGTCATCAGGCGACCGACGCGGCCGGGAGCGTTGTGCTCCCGGCCGCCCGATGTCTAACCCGTCGCCAGGATCAACCGCCCCGTGTTCGTGCGCGCTTCCAGATGCCGGTGGGCCTCGGCCGCCTGCGCAAGCGCGAGCGTCTGGATCGGCACGCTGATGGTGCCGTCGGCGACCAGCGGCGAGACGGCGTCGAGGGCCGGCTGCGCCCGGGTGGGGTCGGTCTGGAGGAACGTGCCGACGACGAAGCCGGTGGCGCCGACGCTGCGGCCCCAGAGGTCGTCACCGGTGAACGGCTGGTCTGGGTTGGGGCTGGCGTGGCCCATGATCAGCAGCCGGCCCTCGGGCGCGAGGACGTCGAGGCTGGCCTTGCGCAGCTCGCCGCCCACGGGATCGACGATGATCGCGACCTGCTCGCCGTCCAGCCCGTCCGGGAACTGGTCGCCGCGGATCACCTTGTCGTGGCCGAGCGCGAGCGCAGCCTCGACGTGCGCGTCGGCGACGACCGTGCCGATCAGCCGCTCGGCGCCGAGCGCGCGGGCGACGGCCGGGAACGCGGCGGCCAGCCCGCCGGTCGCGCCGTGGACCAGCACGGTCTCCCCGCCCCGGATCGACACGGCGTGCGTGAGCGCGAGGTGCGCGGTCACCGCGTTGGGGAGTGAGGCGAGCGCCTGGTCGGTCTCGACGTCGACGCCCTCCAGCGAGACGGTGCGCGCCGCGTCGGCGAGCGCCACGGTCGCGTAGCCGCCCAGCTCGACGAGCGACAGGGTGACGACGCGCTCGCCGACCCGGAACTGCTCGACGCCGGCGCCGAGCTCGCGCACGAGGCCGGCGACCTCGATGCCGGGCACGAACGGCGGGGGCGGGAAGCGGTCGTCGTCGGCGTGGTCGCCGCGGCGGAAGATGACGTCGATCATCCCCACGGCGGCGTGGGTGACGTCGATGGCGATCTGCCCGGGCCCCGGACGGGGATCGGGAAGCTCGGCCTCGGTGAGGACGTCGG is a window of Conexibacter woesei Iso977N DNA encoding:
- a CDS encoding quinone oxidoreductase family protein; protein product: MHAITISRFGDPDVLTEAELPDPRPGPGQIAIDVTHAAVGMIDVIFRRGDHADDDRFPPPPFVPGIEVAGLVRELGAGVEQFRVGERVVTLSLVELGGYATVALADAARTVSLEGVDVETDQALASLPNAVTAHLALTHAVSIRGGETVLVHGATGGLAAAFPAVARALGAERLIGTVVADAHVEAALALGHDKVIRGDQFPDGLDGEQVAIIVDPVGGELRKASLDVLAPEGRLLIMGHASPNPDQPFTGDDLWGRSVGATGFVVGTFLQTDPTRAQPALDAVSPLVADGTISVPIQTLALAQAAEAHRHLEARTNTGRLILATG